A genomic region of Macaca thibetana thibetana isolate TM-01 chromosome 14, ASM2454274v1, whole genome shotgun sequence contains the following coding sequences:
- the CELF1 gene encoding CUGBP Elav-like family member 1 isoform X7 produces MAAFKLDFLPEMMVDHCSLNSSPVSKKMNGTLDHPDQPDLDAIKMFVGQVPRTWSEKDLRELFEQYGAVYEINVLRDRSQNPPQSKGCCFVTFYTRKAALEAQNALHNMKVLPGMHHPIQMKPADSEKNNAVEDRKLFIGMISKKCTENDIRVMFSSFGQIEECRILRGPDGLSRGCAFVTFTTRAMAQTAIKAMHQAQTMEGCSSPMVVKFADTQKDKEQKRMAQQLQQQMQQISAASVWGNLAGLNTLGPQYLALLQQTASSGNLNTLSSLHPMGGLNAMQLQNLAALAAAASAAQNTPSGTNALTTSSSPLSVLTSSAGSSPSSSSSNSVNPIASLGALQTLAGATAGLNVGSLAGMAALNGGLGSSGLSNGTGSTMEALTQAYSGIQQYAAAALPTLYNQNLLTQQSIGAAGSQKEGPEGANLFIYHLPQEFGDQDLLQMFMPFGNVVSAKVFIDKQTNLSKCFGFVSYDNPVSAQAAIQSMNGFQIGMKRLKVQLKRSKNDSKPY; encoded by the exons CTCAAAGAAAATGAACGGCACCCTGGACCACCCAGACCAACCAGATCTTGATGCTATCAAGATGTTTGTGGGCCAGGTTCCAAGGACCTGGTCTGAGAAGGACTTGCGGGAACTCTTCGAACAGTATGGTGCTGTATATGAAATCAACGTCCTAAGGGATAGGAGCCAAAACCCTCCTCAGAGCAAAG GGTGCTGTTTTGTTACATTTTACACCCGTAAAGCTGCATTAGAAGCTCAGAATGCTCTTCACAACATGAAAGTCCTTCCAGGG atgCATCACCCTATACAGATGAAACCTGCTGACAGTGAGAAGAACAATG CAGTGGAAGACAGGAAGCTGTTTATTGGTATGATTTCCAAGAAGTGCACTGAAAATGACATCCGAGTCATGTTCTCTTCATTTGGACAGATTGAAGAATGCCGGATATTGCGGGGACCTGATGGCCTGAGCCGAG GTTGTGCATTTGTGACTTTTACAACAAGAGCCATGGCACAGACGGCTATCAAGGCAATGCACCAAGCACAGACCATGGAG GGTTGCTCGTCACCCATGGTGGTAAAATTTGCTGATACACAGAAGGACAAAGAACAGAAGAGAATGGCCCAGCAGCTCCAGCAGCAGATGCAGCAAATCAGCGCAGCATCTGTGTGGGGAAATCTTGCTGGTCTAAATACTCTTGGACCCCAGTATTTAGCA CTCCTTCAGCAGACTGCCTCCTCTGGGAACCTCAACACCCTGAGCAGCCTCCACCCAATGGGAG GGTTGAATGCAATGCAGTTACAGAATTTGGCTGCACTAGCTGCTGCAGCTAGTGCAGCTCAGAACACACCAAGTGGTACCAATGCTCTCACTACATCCAGCAGTCCCCTCAGCGTGCTCACTAGTTCAG CAGGGTCCTCACCTAGCTCTAGCAGCAGTAATTCTGTCAACCCCATAGCCTCACTTGGAGCCTTGCAGACATTAGCTGGAGCAACGGCTGGCCTCAATGTTGGCTCTTTGGCAG GAATGGCTGCTTTAAATGGTGGCCTGGGCAGCAGTGGCCTTTCCAATGGCACCGGGAGCACCATGGAGGCCCTCACTCAGGCCTACTCGGGTATCCAGCAATATGCTGCTGCTGCACTCCCCACTCTGTACAACCAGAATCTTCTGACACAGCAGAGTATTGGTGCTGCTGGAAGCCAGAAGGAAG GTCCAGAGGGAGCCAACCTGTTCATCTACCACCTGCCCCAGGAGTTTGGCGATCAGGACCTGTTACAGATGTTTATGCCCTTTGGGAATGTCGTGTCTGCCAAGGTTTTCATAGACAAGCAGACAAACCTGAGCAAATGTTTTG GTTTTGTAAGTTACGACAATCCTGTCTCGGCCCAAGCTGCCATCCAGTCCATGAACGGCTTTCAGATTGGCATGAAGCGGCTTAAAGTACAGCTCAAACGTTCGAAGAATGACAGCAAGCCCTACTGA
- the CELF1 gene encoding CUGBP Elav-like family member 1 isoform X5, whose protein sequence is MAAFKLDFLPEMMVDHCSLNSSPVSKKMNGTLDHPDQPDLDAIKMFVGQVPRTWSEKDLRELFEQYGAVYEINVLRDRSQNPPQSKGCCFVTFYTRKAALEAQNALHNMKVLPGMHHPIQMKPADSEKNNAVEDRKLFIGMISKKCTENDIRVMFSSFGQIEECRILRGPDGLSRGCAFVTFTTRAMAQTAIKAMHQAQTMEGCSSPMVVKFADTQKDKEQKRMAQQLQQQMQQISAASVWGNLAGLNTLGPQYLALYLQLLQQTASSGNLNTLSSLHPMGGLNAMQLQNLAALAAAASAAQNTPSGTNALTTSSSPLSVLTSSAGSSPSSSSSNSVNPIASLGALQTLAGATAGLNVGSLAGMAALNGGLGSSGLSNGTGSTMEALTQAYSGIQQYAAAALPTLYNQNLLTQQSIGAAGSQKEGPEGANLFIYHLPQEFGDQDLLQMFMPFGNVVSAKVFIDKQTNLSKCFGFVSYDNPVSAQAAIQSMNGFQIGMKRLKVQLKRSKNDSKPY, encoded by the exons CTCAAAGAAAATGAACGGCACCCTGGACCACCCAGACCAACCAGATCTTGATGCTATCAAGATGTTTGTGGGCCAGGTTCCAAGGACCTGGTCTGAGAAGGACTTGCGGGAACTCTTCGAACAGTATGGTGCTGTATATGAAATCAACGTCCTAAGGGATAGGAGCCAAAACCCTCCTCAGAGCAAAG GGTGCTGTTTTGTTACATTTTACACCCGTAAAGCTGCATTAGAAGCTCAGAATGCTCTTCACAACATGAAAGTCCTTCCAGGG atgCATCACCCTATACAGATGAAACCTGCTGACAGTGAGAAGAACAATG CAGTGGAAGACAGGAAGCTGTTTATTGGTATGATTTCCAAGAAGTGCACTGAAAATGACATCCGAGTCATGTTCTCTTCATTTGGACAGATTGAAGAATGCCGGATATTGCGGGGACCTGATGGCCTGAGCCGAG GTTGTGCATTTGTGACTTTTACAACAAGAGCCATGGCACAGACGGCTATCAAGGCAATGCACCAAGCACAGACCATGGAG GGTTGCTCGTCACCCATGGTGGTAAAATTTGCTGATACACAGAAGGACAAAGAACAGAAGAGAATGGCCCAGCAGCTCCAGCAGCAGATGCAGCAAATCAGCGCAGCATCTGTGTGGGGAAATCTTGCTGGTCTAAATACTCTTGGACCCCAGTATTTAGCA CTTTATTTGCAGCTCCTTCAGCAGACTGCCTCCTCTGGGAACCTCAACACCCTGAGCAGCCTCCACCCAATGGGAG GGTTGAATGCAATGCAGTTACAGAATTTGGCTGCACTAGCTGCTGCAGCTAGTGCAGCTCAGAACACACCAAGTGGTACCAATGCTCTCACTACATCCAGCAGTCCCCTCAGCGTGCTCACTAGTTCAG CAGGGTCCTCACCTAGCTCTAGCAGCAGTAATTCTGTCAACCCCATAGCCTCACTTGGAGCCTTGCAGACATTAGCTGGAGCAACGGCTGGCCTCAATGTTGGCTCTTTGGCAG GAATGGCTGCTTTAAATGGTGGCCTGGGCAGCAGTGGCCTTTCCAATGGCACCGGGAGCACCATGGAGGCCCTCACTCAGGCCTACTCGGGTATCCAGCAATATGCTGCTGCTGCACTCCCCACTCTGTACAACCAGAATCTTCTGACACAGCAGAGTATTGGTGCTGCTGGAAGCCAGAAGGAAG GTCCAGAGGGAGCCAACCTGTTCATCTACCACCTGCCCCAGGAGTTTGGCGATCAGGACCTGTTACAGATGTTTATGCCCTTTGGGAATGTCGTGTCTGCCAAGGTTTTCATAGACAAGCAGACAAACCTGAGCAAATGTTTTG GTTTTGTAAGTTACGACAATCCTGTCTCGGCCCAAGCTGCCATCCAGTCCATGAACGGCTTTCAGATTGGCATGAAGCGGCTTAAAGTACAGCTCAAACGTTCGAAGAATGACAGCAAGCCCTACTGA
- the CELF1 gene encoding CUGBP Elav-like family member 1 isoform X8, with protein sequence MAAFKLDFLPEMMVDHCSLNSSPVSKKMNGTLDHPDQPDLDAIKMFVGQVPRTWSEKDLRELFEQYGAVYEINVLRDRSQNPPQSKGCCFVTFYTRKAALEAQNALHNMKVLPGMHHPIQMKPADSEKNNAVEDRKLFIGMISKKCTENDIRVMFSSFGQIEECRILRGPDGLSRGCAFVTFTTRAMAQTAIKAMHQAQTMEGCSSPMVVKFADTQKDKEQKRMAQQLQQQMQQISAASVWGNLAGLNTLGPQYLALLQQTASSGNLNTLSSLHPMGGLNAMQLQNLAALAAAASAAQNTPSGTNALTTSSSPLSVLTSSGSSPSSSSSNSVNPIASLGALQTLAGATAGLNVGSLAGMAALNGGLGSSGLSNGTGSTMEALTQAYSGIQQYAAAALPTLYNQNLLTQQSIGAAGSQKEGPEGANLFIYHLPQEFGDQDLLQMFMPFGNVVSAKVFIDKQTNLSKCFGFVSYDNPVSAQAAIQSMNGFQIGMKRLKVQLKRSKNDSKPY encoded by the exons CTCAAAGAAAATGAACGGCACCCTGGACCACCCAGACCAACCAGATCTTGATGCTATCAAGATGTTTGTGGGCCAGGTTCCAAGGACCTGGTCTGAGAAGGACTTGCGGGAACTCTTCGAACAGTATGGTGCTGTATATGAAATCAACGTCCTAAGGGATAGGAGCCAAAACCCTCCTCAGAGCAAAG GGTGCTGTTTTGTTACATTTTACACCCGTAAAGCTGCATTAGAAGCTCAGAATGCTCTTCACAACATGAAAGTCCTTCCAGGG atgCATCACCCTATACAGATGAAACCTGCTGACAGTGAGAAGAACAATG CAGTGGAAGACAGGAAGCTGTTTATTGGTATGATTTCCAAGAAGTGCACTGAAAATGACATCCGAGTCATGTTCTCTTCATTTGGACAGATTGAAGAATGCCGGATATTGCGGGGACCTGATGGCCTGAGCCGAG GTTGTGCATTTGTGACTTTTACAACAAGAGCCATGGCACAGACGGCTATCAAGGCAATGCACCAAGCACAGACCATGGAG GGTTGCTCGTCACCCATGGTGGTAAAATTTGCTGATACACAGAAGGACAAAGAACAGAAGAGAATGGCCCAGCAGCTCCAGCAGCAGATGCAGCAAATCAGCGCAGCATCTGTGTGGGGAAATCTTGCTGGTCTAAATACTCTTGGACCCCAGTATTTAGCA CTCCTTCAGCAGACTGCCTCCTCTGGGAACCTCAACACCCTGAGCAGCCTCCACCCAATGGGAG GGTTGAATGCAATGCAGTTACAGAATTTGGCTGCACTAGCTGCTGCAGCTAGTGCAGCTCAGAACACACCAAGTGGTACCAATGCTCTCACTACATCCAGCAGTCCCCTCAGCGTGCTCACTAGTTCAG GGTCCTCACCTAGCTCTAGCAGCAGTAATTCTGTCAACCCCATAGCCTCACTTGGAGCCTTGCAGACATTAGCTGGAGCAACGGCTGGCCTCAATGTTGGCTCTTTGGCAG GAATGGCTGCTTTAAATGGTGGCCTGGGCAGCAGTGGCCTTTCCAATGGCACCGGGAGCACCATGGAGGCCCTCACTCAGGCCTACTCGGGTATCCAGCAATATGCTGCTGCTGCACTCCCCACTCTGTACAACCAGAATCTTCTGACACAGCAGAGTATTGGTGCTGCTGGAAGCCAGAAGGAAG GTCCAGAGGGAGCCAACCTGTTCATCTACCACCTGCCCCAGGAGTTTGGCGATCAGGACCTGTTACAGATGTTTATGCCCTTTGGGAATGTCGTGTCTGCCAAGGTTTTCATAGACAAGCAGACAAACCTGAGCAAATGTTTTG GTTTTGTAAGTTACGACAATCCTGTCTCGGCCCAAGCTGCCATCCAGTCCATGAACGGCTTTCAGATTGGCATGAAGCGGCTTAAAGTACAGCTCAAACGTTCGAAGAATGACAGCAAGCCCTACTGA
- the CELF1 gene encoding CUGBP Elav-like family member 1 isoform X6, with protein sequence MAAFKLDFLPEMMVDHCSLNSSPVSKKMNGTLDHPDQPDLDAIKMFVGQVPRTWSEKDLRELFEQYGAVYEINVLRDRSQNPPQSKGCCFVTFYTRKAALEAQNALHNMKVLPGMHHPIQMKPADSEKNNAVEDRKLFIGMISKKCTENDIRVMFSSFGQIEECRILRGPDGLSRGCAFVTFTTRAMAQTAIKAMHQAQTMEGCSSPMVVKFADTQKDKEQKRMAQQLQQQMQQISAASVWGNLAGLNTLGPQYLALYLQLLQQTASSGNLNTLSSLHPMGGLNAMQLQNLAALAAAASAAQNTPSGTNALTTSSSPLSVLTSSGSSPSSSSSNSVNPIASLGALQTLAGATAGLNVGSLAGMAALNGGLGSSGLSNGTGSTMEALTQAYSGIQQYAAAALPTLYNQNLLTQQSIGAAGSQKEGPEGANLFIYHLPQEFGDQDLLQMFMPFGNVVSAKVFIDKQTNLSKCFGFVSYDNPVSAQAAIQSMNGFQIGMKRLKVQLKRSKNDSKPY encoded by the exons CTCAAAGAAAATGAACGGCACCCTGGACCACCCAGACCAACCAGATCTTGATGCTATCAAGATGTTTGTGGGCCAGGTTCCAAGGACCTGGTCTGAGAAGGACTTGCGGGAACTCTTCGAACAGTATGGTGCTGTATATGAAATCAACGTCCTAAGGGATAGGAGCCAAAACCCTCCTCAGAGCAAAG GGTGCTGTTTTGTTACATTTTACACCCGTAAAGCTGCATTAGAAGCTCAGAATGCTCTTCACAACATGAAAGTCCTTCCAGGG atgCATCACCCTATACAGATGAAACCTGCTGACAGTGAGAAGAACAATG CAGTGGAAGACAGGAAGCTGTTTATTGGTATGATTTCCAAGAAGTGCACTGAAAATGACATCCGAGTCATGTTCTCTTCATTTGGACAGATTGAAGAATGCCGGATATTGCGGGGACCTGATGGCCTGAGCCGAG GTTGTGCATTTGTGACTTTTACAACAAGAGCCATGGCACAGACGGCTATCAAGGCAATGCACCAAGCACAGACCATGGAG GGTTGCTCGTCACCCATGGTGGTAAAATTTGCTGATACACAGAAGGACAAAGAACAGAAGAGAATGGCCCAGCAGCTCCAGCAGCAGATGCAGCAAATCAGCGCAGCATCTGTGTGGGGAAATCTTGCTGGTCTAAATACTCTTGGACCCCAGTATTTAGCA CTTTATTTGCAGCTCCTTCAGCAGACTGCCTCCTCTGGGAACCTCAACACCCTGAGCAGCCTCCACCCAATGGGAG GGTTGAATGCAATGCAGTTACAGAATTTGGCTGCACTAGCTGCTGCAGCTAGTGCAGCTCAGAACACACCAAGTGGTACCAATGCTCTCACTACATCCAGCAGTCCCCTCAGCGTGCTCACTAGTTCAG GGTCCTCACCTAGCTCTAGCAGCAGTAATTCTGTCAACCCCATAGCCTCACTTGGAGCCTTGCAGACATTAGCTGGAGCAACGGCTGGCCTCAATGTTGGCTCTTTGGCAG GAATGGCTGCTTTAAATGGTGGCCTGGGCAGCAGTGGCCTTTCCAATGGCACCGGGAGCACCATGGAGGCCCTCACTCAGGCCTACTCGGGTATCCAGCAATATGCTGCTGCTGCACTCCCCACTCTGTACAACCAGAATCTTCTGACACAGCAGAGTATTGGTGCTGCTGGAAGCCAGAAGGAAG GTCCAGAGGGAGCCAACCTGTTCATCTACCACCTGCCCCAGGAGTTTGGCGATCAGGACCTGTTACAGATGTTTATGCCCTTTGGGAATGTCGTGTCTGCCAAGGTTTTCATAGACAAGCAGACAAACCTGAGCAAATGTTTTG GTTTTGTAAGTTACGACAATCCTGTCTCGGCCCAAGCTGCCATCCAGTCCATGAACGGCTTTCAGATTGGCATGAAGCGGCTTAAAGTACAGCTCAAACGTTCGAAGAATGACAGCAAGCCCTACTGA
- the CELF1 gene encoding CUGBP Elav-like family member 1 isoform X9: MNGTLDHPDQPDLDAIKMFVGQVPRTWSEKDLRELFEQYGAVYEINVLRDRSQNPPQSKGCCFVTFYTRKAALEAQNALHNMKVLPGMHHPIQMKPADSEKNNAVEDRKLFIGMISKKCTENDIRVMFSSFGQIEECRILRGPDGLSRGCAFVTFTTRAMAQTAIKAMHQAQTMEGCSSPMVVKFADTQKDKEQKRMAQQLQQQMQQISAASVWGNLAGLNTLGPQYLALYLQLLQQTASSGNLNTLSSLHPMGGLNAMQLQNLAALAAAASAAQNTPSGTNALTTSSSPLSVLTSSAGSSPSSSSSNSVNPIASLGALQTLAGATAGLNVGSLAGMAALNGGLGSSGLSNGTGSTMEALTQAYSGIQQYAAAALPTLYNQNLLTQQSIGAAGSQKEGPEGANLFIYHLPQEFGDQDLLQMFMPFGNVVSAKVFIDKQTNLSKCFGFVSYDNPVSAQAAIQSMNGFQIGMKRLKVQLKRSKNDSKPY, from the exons ATGAACGGCACCCTGGACCACCCAGACCAACCAGATCTTGATGCTATCAAGATGTTTGTGGGCCAGGTTCCAAGGACCTGGTCTGAGAAGGACTTGCGGGAACTCTTCGAACAGTATGGTGCTGTATATGAAATCAACGTCCTAAGGGATAGGAGCCAAAACCCTCCTCAGAGCAAAG GGTGCTGTTTTGTTACATTTTACACCCGTAAAGCTGCATTAGAAGCTCAGAATGCTCTTCACAACATGAAAGTCCTTCCAGGG atgCATCACCCTATACAGATGAAACCTGCTGACAGTGAGAAGAACAATG CAGTGGAAGACAGGAAGCTGTTTATTGGTATGATTTCCAAGAAGTGCACTGAAAATGACATCCGAGTCATGTTCTCTTCATTTGGACAGATTGAAGAATGCCGGATATTGCGGGGACCTGATGGCCTGAGCCGAG GTTGTGCATTTGTGACTTTTACAACAAGAGCCATGGCACAGACGGCTATCAAGGCAATGCACCAAGCACAGACCATGGAG GGTTGCTCGTCACCCATGGTGGTAAAATTTGCTGATACACAGAAGGACAAAGAACAGAAGAGAATGGCCCAGCAGCTCCAGCAGCAGATGCAGCAAATCAGCGCAGCATCTGTGTGGGGAAATCTTGCTGGTCTAAATACTCTTGGACCCCAGTATTTAGCA CTTTATTTGCAGCTCCTTCAGCAGACTGCCTCCTCTGGGAACCTCAACACCCTGAGCAGCCTCCACCCAATGGGAG GGTTGAATGCAATGCAGTTACAGAATTTGGCTGCACTAGCTGCTGCAGCTAGTGCAGCTCAGAACACACCAAGTGGTACCAATGCTCTCACTACATCCAGCAGTCCCCTCAGCGTGCTCACTAGTTCAG CAGGGTCCTCACCTAGCTCTAGCAGCAGTAATTCTGTCAACCCCATAGCCTCACTTGGAGCCTTGCAGACATTAGCTGGAGCAACGGCTGGCCTCAATGTTGGCTCTTTGGCAG GAATGGCTGCTTTAAATGGTGGCCTGGGCAGCAGTGGCCTTTCCAATGGCACCGGGAGCACCATGGAGGCCCTCACTCAGGCCTACTCGGGTATCCAGCAATATGCTGCTGCTGCACTCCCCACTCTGTACAACCAGAATCTTCTGACACAGCAGAGTATTGGTGCTGCTGGAAGCCAGAAGGAAG GTCCAGAGGGAGCCAACCTGTTCATCTACCACCTGCCCCAGGAGTTTGGCGATCAGGACCTGTTACAGATGTTTATGCCCTTTGGGAATGTCGTGTCTGCCAAGGTTTTCATAGACAAGCAGACAAACCTGAGCAAATGTTTTG GTTTTGTAAGTTACGACAATCCTGTCTCGGCCCAAGCTGCCATCCAGTCCATGAACGGCTTTCAGATTGGCATGAAGCGGCTTAAAGTACAGCTCAAACGTTCGAAGAATGACAGCAAGCCCTACTGA